In one window of Schistosoma haematobium chromosome 5, whole genome shotgun sequence DNA:
- a CDS encoding hypothetical protein (EggNog:ENOG41KOG0959~COG:O) has protein sequence MVIFIIHSRSVKIDLTRYRNSFDSPEFLKLYHVDSTRNKEQLRMVWAVPSVCTLYESNPVAVLAYFLSDKHPYGLENYLKNNHLATEVKCEFSAMSDFDNSTICALITICIDLNGTRPDLFKITKIVYEYLRFLSNKANDACINKNSEEYIHNTTTNNNNNSSSNNTTNIKSTFDSCVRDFQLTQKETFQCRTIFGPQETVIWIATMLHHTLPQDVHSAYLTIKTLDFQVRLMIIKYY, from the exons ATGGTAATTTTTATCATTCATAGTCGATCAGTGAAAATAGATTTGACAAGATATAGAAACAGTTTTGATTCACCAGAATTCTTAAAATTATACCATG TTGATAGTACTCGAAATAAGGAACAATTACGTATGGTTTGGGCTGTACCAAGTGTTTGTACATTGTATGA atCAAATCCGGTTGCTGTGCTTGCATATTTTCTAAGTGATAAACATCCATATGGTCTTGAAAATTACCTTAAAAAtaa TCATTTAGCTACAGAAGTAAAATGTGAATTTTCTGCAATGTCCGATTTTGATAATTCAACAATTTGTGCTTTAATTACCATTTGTATTGATTTAAATGGAACACGTCCTGATCTATTCAAA attacaaaaattgtttatgaatatttaCGATTCTTATCAAATAAAGCAAATGATGCatgtataaataaaaattcTGAAGAGTACAttcataatactactactaataataacaataatagtagtagtaataatactactaatattaaaTCAACATTTGATTCATGTGTAAGAGATTTTCAATTAACTCAAAAAGAAACATTTCAATGTCGTACAATATTTGGACCACAAGAAACTGTTATATGGATTGCTACAATGTTACATCATACATTACCACAAGATGTACATTCAGCATATTTAACTATAAAAACACTTGATTTTCAGGTAAGGCTAATGATAATAAAGTACTATTAG